The following are encoded together in the Arcobacter aquimarinus genome:
- the ccsA gene encoding cytochrome c biogenesis protein CcsA — MKLNDVLFSFKTTLILLVILAIGAGYATFIENDFGTSSARVLVYNNLWYEAILVLTTINLTGIIFKYKMWKSKARFIFHSSFVIILIGAGITRYFGYEGIMQIPEGQTVNKMHSLEPYLQVTIKDGDKVYYQDFQEEFTSLFPELNKFSHQISFENKLLEINYKDFMFAKKEQASMGLLSVQVTLDGKTQDIRLPGLRGQQGLPRDLTFDNIVVTLEYGSKIIDLPFAIKLNDFQLDRYPGSMSPSSYASEVTVIKEDGKSYDYRIFMNRTLNEGNFLFFQSSYFPDETGTVLSVNNDPGKWPTYLGYFLLTLGLFLNFFDKKSRFWKLTKFVSGKNLASIAIIFACTFVSTSLQANETKEVDTTAQTVDYLNKLKDESLQTSEKFGRLVVQSNAGRMKPLSTLNREIIQKLSGKATFLGMTPDQLILGMLSKPDVWKDVKMIKIQTPKLKKFLGVNENEKYVAFSEVFRNGEYLLAAEAEKALLTKPIDRGTYERDIIKLDERLNIMYSVFNGSLLNIYPKVKDGSSEDDNYKWYSPLEAMQVFSGQNQAAVESITRGFINAIVENKWEDVNNFINMISLYQEKVGVDVILPKSKIDAEIWFNKLDIFFKLTLAYVLLGLVMLAVAFIVIFKPTFEPKKTTTIFFIILATLFSLHTFGMGYRWVLSGHAPWSNIYETLVYISWSAIFAGVIFFRKSLLALSAAVIIAGIFMFTAHLTDVDPQITTLVPVLKSYWLTIHVSILTASYGFFGLSAILGFLTLIMFIFRKNRPHLDGIIKHVTAINEISLIIGLAAITIGNFLGGVWANESWGRYWGWDPKETWAYVSIVVYAIVIHLRFVKALNTPFVFATASLLAFASILMTYLGVNFYLSGMHSYATGDPVPIPTWAYVTFTIVILTILLAIKNKDLKESI, encoded by the coding sequence TTGAAGCTTAACGATGTCTTATTTTCATTTAAGACTACACTAATTTTACTTGTCATTTTGGCAATTGGTGCTGGATATGCCACTTTTATTGAAAATGATTTTGGTACATCTTCAGCAAGAGTTTTAGTTTACAACAATCTTTGGTATGAGGCTATTCTTGTATTAACAACTATAAATCTAACTGGAATAATTTTTAAATATAAAATGTGGAAAAGTAAAGCACGATTCATTTTCCACTCATCTTTTGTAATTATTCTTATTGGTGCAGGAATAACAAGATATTTTGGATATGAAGGTATTATGCAAATACCAGAAGGGCAAACTGTAAATAAAATGCACTCTTTAGAGCCTTATTTACAAGTTACTATAAAAGATGGTGATAAAGTTTATTACCAAGATTTTCAAGAAGAATTTACCTCTTTATTTCCTGAATTAAACAAATTTTCTCATCAAATCTCTTTTGAAAATAAATTATTAGAAATAAATTATAAAGATTTTATGTTTGCTAAAAAAGAACAAGCTAGCATGGGTCTTTTAAGTGTTCAAGTAACTCTTGATGGAAAAACTCAAGATATAAGACTTCCAGGCTTAAGAGGACAACAAGGACTACCAAGAGATTTAACTTTTGATAACATTGTAGTTACTTTAGAATATGGTTCAAAAATTATTGATTTACCTTTTGCTATTAAATTGAATGATTTTCAACTTGATAGATATCCAGGAAGTATGTCACCTTCATCTTATGCCTCTGAAGTTACAGTTATAAAAGAGGATGGAAAATCTTATGATTATAGAATTTTTATGAATAGAACTCTAAATGAAGGAAACTTTTTATTTTTCCAAAGTTCATATTTCCCTGATGAAACAGGTACAGTATTATCAGTAAATAATGATCCAGGGAAGTGGCCTACATATTTAGGATATTTCTTATTAACTCTTGGATTATTTTTAAATTTCTTTGATAAAAAATCAAGATTTTGGAAATTAACAAAATTTGTAAGTGGTAAAAACTTAGCTTCTATTGCTATTATTTTTGCATGTACATTTGTATCAACTTCTTTACAAGCAAATGAAACAAAAGAAGTTGATACTACAGCACAAACTGTTGATTACTTAAATAAATTAAAAGATGAATCTTTACAAACATCTGAAAAATTTGGAAGACTTGTTGTTCAAAGTAACGCAGGAAGAATGAAACCTCTTTCTACTTTAAATAGAGAAATTATTCAAAAATTAAGTGGAAAAGCAACTTTCTTAGGAATGACTCCTGATCAATTAATTTTAGGAATGTTATCTAAACCTGATGTTTGGAAAGATGTAAAAATGATAAAAATCCAAACTCCTAAATTAAAAAAATTTTTAGGTGTTAATGAAAATGAAAAATATGTAGCTTTTTCTGAAGTATTTAGAAATGGTGAATATTTATTAGCAGCTGAAGCAGAAAAAGCACTTCTTACCAAACCTATTGATAGAGGAACTTATGAAAGAGATATAATAAAACTTGATGAAAGATTAAATATCATGTATTCTGTATTTAATGGTTCATTGTTAAATATATATCCAAAAGTAAAAGATGGCTCATCAGAAGATGATAATTATAAATGGTATTCACCTCTTGAAGCAATGCAAGTTTTTTCAGGGCAAAATCAAGCAGCAGTAGAAAGTATTACAAGAGGATTTATAAATGCTATTGTTGAAAATAAATGGGAAGATGTAAATAATTTTATTAATATGATATCTTTATATCAAGAAAAAGTAGGAGTTGATGTTATTCTTCCAAAATCAAAAATTGATGCAGAAATTTGGTTTAATAAATTAGATATTTTCTTTAAATTAACTCTTGCTTATGTATTATTGGGTCTTGTTATGTTAGCTGTTGCATTTATTGTGATATTTAAGCCTACATTTGAACCTAAAAAAACAACTACAATTTTCTTTATAATACTAGCTACATTATTCTCTTTACATACTTTTGGTATGGGTTATAGATGGGTATTATCAGGTCATGCACCATGGTCAAATATTTATGAGACATTAGTTTATATTTCTTGGTCAGCAATATTTGCAGGAGTTATTTTCTTTAGAAAATCTCTTTTAGCTTTAAGTGCTGCTGTTATTATTGCTGGAATTTTTATGTTCACAGCTCATTTAACAGATGTTGACCCTCAAATTACAACTTTAGTACCTGTGTTAAAATCATATTGGTTAACTATTCATGTTTCAATTTTAACAGCATCTTATGGATTCTTTGGACTTAGTGCAATTTTAGGATTCTTAACTTTAATAATGTTTATATTTAGAAAAAACAGACCTCATTTAGATGGTATTATTAAACATGTAACAGCAATTAATGAAATATCTTTAATTATTGGATTAGCAGCGATTACAATTGGAAACTTCCTTGGTGGAGTTTGGGCAAATGAATCATGGGGAAGATACTGGGGATGGGATCCAAAAGAGACTTGGGCTTATGTATCAATTGTAGTTTATGCAATAGTAATTCACTTAAGATTTGTAAAAGCACTTAATACTCCATTTGTATTTGCAACAGCATCATTATTAGCTTTTGCTTCAATTTTAATGACTTATTTGGGAGTAAACTTCTACTTATCAGGAATGCACTCTTATGCAACAGGTGATCCAGTACCAATTCCTACATGGGCTTATGTTACATTTACAATAGTAATTCTTACTATTTTACTTGCTATAAAAAATAAAGATTTAAAAGAATCTATCTAA
- a CDS encoding FAD-dependent oxidoreductase → MKEFENIIIGAGIAGCSLAHFLRKYKNSILLIDKNEDVAFGASGAAGAFLSPLLGKPNAFKDLVTKALNFSIDYYKSYFFENIINCGTCRIPKNKEDEDKFQTYIPYMDFEYKKFEEGYFFSIGSIVNPYEICKKLSKDVEKLFNYEVTKIEKIDDFWIINKEYKTKNLFLTTGADISLIDEEYFDIRAVWGQKIDVITSTNVEINYHKECSLSKAKEIKENRFLVSVGATHNRFDKNMDNTSYNLKLSNINNLQHNEETKNIMKNDVDKLLKKANDIKKLENIEVIDIKIGARASSIDYFPMLGKLVDSKKSIEKYPHIKNGTHIKNENLVMIDNLFVLNGVGGRGFVLSLYLAQELVENVVNNKKLDENLTNYRLFSKWAKKQKR, encoded by the coding sequence ATGAAAGAATTTGAAAATATTATTATAGGTGCTGGAATTGCTGGTTGTTCTTTAGCACATTTTTTAAGAAAATATAAAAATTCAATTTTATTGATTGATAAAAATGAAGATGTAGCATTTGGTGCAAGTGGAGCAGCTGGTGCATTTTTGTCACCACTTTTAGGAAAACCAAATGCTTTTAAAGATTTAGTTACAAAAGCTTTAAATTTTTCAATTGATTATTATAAAAGTTATTTTTTTGAAAATATAATAAATTGTGGGACTTGTAGGATTCCTAAAAATAAAGAAGATGAAGATAAATTTCAAACATATATTCCTTATATGGATTTTGAATATAAAAAGTTTGAAGAAGGTTATTTTTTTTCTATAGGAAGTATTGTAAATCCTTATGAGATATGTAAAAAACTATCAAAAGATGTGGAAAAACTATTTAATTATGAAGTTACAAAAATTGAAAAGATAGATGATTTTTGGATTATAAATAAAGAATATAAAACTAAAAACCTTTTTTTAACAACAGGTGCTGATATTTCATTGATAGATGAAGAATATTTTGATATAAGAGCTGTTTGGGGTCAAAAAATTGATGTTATTACATCCACTAATGTAGAAATAAATTATCATAAAGAGTGCTCTTTATCAAAAGCTAAAGAGATAAAAGAAAATAGATTTTTAGTATCAGTTGGTGCAACACATAATAGATTTGATAAAAATATGGATAATACAAGTTATAATTTAAAATTATCTAATATTAATAATCTACAACACAATGAAGAGACGAAAAATATCATGAAAAATGATGTTGATAAACTCTTAAAAAAAGCAAATGATATAAAAAAACTTGAGAATATTGAAGTTATTGATATTAAAATTGGAGCAAGAGCTTCAAGTATTGATTATTTTCCAATGCTTGGAAAATTAGTTGATTCTAAAAAAAGTATAGAAAAATATCCTCATATAAAAAATGGAACACATATAAAAAATGAAAACTTAGTCATGATAGATAATCTGTTTGTGCTAAATGGAGTGGGTGGTAGAGGATTTGTTTTATCATTATATCTTGCACAAGAATTGGTTGAAAATGTTGTAAATAATAAAAAATTAGATGAAAATCTTACAAATTATCGGCTCTTTTCTAAATGGGCTAAAAAACAAAAAAGATAA
- the cmoB gene encoding tRNA 5-methoxyuridine(34)/uridine 5-oxyacetic acid(34) synthase CmoB, translating into MNLEILQNKKQECRTWKNVEPWYLQLQEACKIEKADLKIDYGDWFSVGEKEDLTQEEYEIILETAKKLIPWRKGPFKVFGLEIDSEWQSNIKYNLIRPYFNLKDKVVADIGCNNGYYMFRMLEDKPKRLIGFDPSPLTLHQFEFINHFVKSDIIYEMLGVEHLEFYNHKFDFIFMLGVLYHRPDPVGTLKSLARGLNSKGEILIDTFMIDGDDEICLTPNKRYSKIPNIYFIPTIPALKNWLERAGFESIEVIATTVTTSEEQRKTEWSFDQSLEDFLDENDKTKTVEGYPAPKRVYIKARKIL; encoded by the coding sequence ATGAATTTAGAAATATTACAAAATAAAAAACAAGAATGTCGTACTTGGAAAAATGTTGAGCCTTGGTATTTACAACTTCAAGAAGCTTGTAAAATAGAAAAAGCTGATTTAAAAATAGATTATGGGGATTGGTTTAGTGTTGGAGAAAAAGAGGATTTAACACAAGAAGAATATGAAATTATTTTAGAAACTGCTAAAAAATTAATTCCTTGGAGAAAAGGTCCTTTTAAAGTTTTTGGTTTAGAAATAGATAGTGAATGGCAAAGCAATATTAAATATAATTTGATACGTCCATATTTTAATCTTAAAGATAAAGTTGTTGCAGATATTGGGTGTAACAATGGATATTATATGTTTAGAATGCTTGAAGATAAACCTAAAAGATTAATTGGATTTGACCCGAGTCCTTTGACTTTACACCAATTTGAATTTATAAATCATTTTGTAAAATCTGATATTATTTATGAAATGTTAGGTGTTGAGCATCTAGAATTTTATAACCATAAATTTGATTTTATTTTTATGCTTGGAGTTTTATATCATAGACCTGATCCTGTTGGAACATTAAAATCACTTGCACGAGGATTGAATAGTAAAGGTGAAATTTTAATTGATACTTTTATGATTGATGGAGATGATGAAATTTGTTTAACACCAAATAAAAGATATTCAAAAATTCCGAATATTTATTTTATTCCAACAATTCCTGCACTTAAAAATTGGCTTGAAAGAGCAGGGTTTGAAAGTATTGAAGTAATAGCTACTACAGTTACAACAAGTGAAGAACAAAGAAAAACTGAGTGGTCATTTGATCAAAGTTTGGAAGATTTTTTAGATGAGAATGATAAAACAAAAACAGTTGAAGGTTATCCAGCTCCAAAAAGAGTTTATATAAAAGCTAGAAAAATTTTATAA
- a CDS encoding M20/M25/M40 family metallo-hydrolase, with protein sequence MKNIIEIFKTITKIPRCSGTHEAFINYMKELSKDLGYICLVDETNNILCKKENSKAKLAFQSHYDIVCLSDNCVPQIIQDSDLLKAFDSTLGSDNGIGCAYMIALMYENYDGEFLFTSDEEIGLIGANNLNLPLSASYMLNLDSEEEGEICIGCAGGIDIFGTNYNKKIIPNTNNLDLYEVSIAKLQGGHSGVDINKNIPNGIKLIAKTIKECNGKLLDINGGERINSIPVNVKAIIASSTHPISSHENMKIEKIDTKSEHLNIYDDKIIDFIYDFENGVRTMNEELNVVQTSINLAIIKTGIDGITIELSGRSMDNDDLKNLKNETIEMLKNYNFEVTTNGKYPAWKPDINEFTSKVLEIYKEFNKNASLEAIHAGLECAIFKDKYPYIKIASIGPTISFPHSKKEQVSIKSVENVYKIVKKIALDIQN encoded by the coding sequence TTGAAAAATATAATAGAAATTTTTAAAACCATAACAAAAATTCCAAGATGCTCAGGAACTCATGAAGCATTTATAAATTATATGAAAGAGTTATCAAAGGATTTAGGTTATATTTGTTTAGTTGATGAAACAAATAATATTTTATGTAAAAAAGAGAACTCAAAAGCAAAACTAGCTTTTCAATCTCACTATGATATTGTTTGTTTAAGTGATAATTGTGTTCCACAAATCATACAAGATAGTGATTTATTAAAAGCTTTTGATTCAACACTTGGAAGTGATAATGGAATTGGTTGTGCTTATATGATTGCTTTAATGTATGAAAATTATGATGGAGAATTTTTATTTACAAGTGATGAAGAGATTGGTTTAATTGGAGCAAACAATTTAAATTTACCTCTAAGTGCTTCATATATGTTGAACCTTGATAGTGAAGAAGAAGGTGAAATTTGTATAGGTTGTGCTGGTGGAATTGATATCTTTGGAACAAACTATAATAAAAAGATAATTCCAAACACAAATAATCTTGATTTATATGAAGTTAGTATAGCAAAACTTCAAGGTGGGCATAGTGGTGTTGATATAAATAAAAATATTCCAAATGGTATAAAACTAATTGCAAAAACCATAAAAGAATGCAATGGAAAACTTTTAGATATAAATGGAGGTGAAAGAATCAACTCAATTCCAGTAAATGTAAAAGCAATAATTGCAAGTTCTACTCACCCTATTTCTAGTCATGAAAATATGAAGATAGAAAAAATAGATACAAAATCTGAACACCTAAATATTTACGATGATAAAATTATAGATTTTATCTATGACTTTGAAAATGGAGTAAGAACTATGAATGAAGAGTTAAATGTAGTTCAAACTTCAATAAACCTAGCGATTATAAAAACAGGAATTGATGGAATAACTATTGAATTAAGTGGAAGGTCTATGGATAATGACGATTTAAAAAACCTAAAAAATGAAACAATAGAAATGCTAAAAAACTATAACTTTGAAGTTACAACAAATGGAAAATATCCAGCTTGGAAACCAGATATTAATGAATTTACTTCAAAAGTTTTAGAAATTTATAAAGAATTTAATAAAAACGCTTCCCTTGAAGCAATTCATGCAGGACTTGAATGTGCAATATTTAAAGATAAATATCCCTATATAAAAATAGCATCAATTGGACCAACTATAAGTTTTCCTCATTCTAAAAAAGAACAAGTTTCTATAAAATCAGTTGAAAATGTCTATAAAATAGTAAAAAAAATAGCCTTAGATATACAAAACTAG
- a CDS encoding transporter substrate-binding domain-containing protein: protein MKFLFTFLLFTIVNLFLIANEEEIKLTQGEKKFLLENQPLKFHNEQYWPPYNFNENNTPKGFIIDYANLLAEKLNIKIEYISGPSWDEFMQMLRNDKIDAILNISKNKEREKYFNFTTPFHSASNAIYVKKGNEHLDSLKKLEGKTIVMPKGFLAQQYLEKNYPKINQILVKDSYEALKLLSLGKADATIDKKNVLDFIISTKNISEVVPSNYVEEEKLISLISIGTSKNKPLLNSILNKAQNNISETELLDLKRKWFGTADIKDKKSFLTIDEKEYINKKRVIKVCTITDLKPIEFYEEEKIQGINIDLLNLISKKLDIKFEYIKYYNSRIAENSLRNGTCDIFPTTNQTKNLKEIALFTKYITNYKLAIVTQKNKPVAESIEEILDKTMAKKVNWDNLNYLKSKYPSIDIYETSSEFETLEAVNNNKVYYAIEPLPVIAYYSSKYAFNDLFISRYTDMYLSSNIAVLKENFVLYEILNKTINEITEYEKTNIFNKWTNSFIKEPFDYSTLWKVLTVIFILLSILTYRQIILNRHNKALKIANNEIEEKTKLIAKQKELFEKLYSKSSDGVLLIKNKKISDCNEAILKLLEYSKDELLNKSLDEISPNFQSNNNSTLISNKKIDETLENGVCNFEWIFLTKNSICIWVEIVLTAIEIDNNAVIHAVIRNINKRKEMEKEIESLNNKLEDRILEEIKKNEEKTKQLIQQSRLAQMGEMISMIAHQWRQPLAAISATTNNILLKTMLNEKIPMEELSKELNLITDYSQHLSHTIDDFRNFFKTDKIKTEISLEELIDKTINIIKIQFETEEIKVEKNYKFNEKILSYSTELQQVILILLKNAEDALVEKEIKNKRIKISTHKENDFVIIEVEDNAKGIPNNIIDKIFDPYFSTKKEKEGTGIGLYMSKIIIDEHCNGNLSVKNSKFGAIFKIKLPLNI, encoded by the coding sequence ATGAAATTTTTATTCACTTTTTTACTCTTTACTATTGTAAATCTATTTTTAATAGCTAATGAAGAAGAGATAAAATTAACCCAAGGGGAAAAAAAATTCCTTTTAGAAAATCAACCTCTAAAATTTCACAATGAACAATACTGGCCTCCATATAATTTCAATGAAAATAATACTCCTAAAGGGTTTATTATAGATTATGCAAATTTATTAGCAGAAAAATTGAACATTAAAATAGAGTATATTTCTGGTCCTTCTTGGGATGAATTTATGCAGATGCTAAGAAATGATAAGATTGATGCTATTTTAAATATTTCAAAAAATAAAGAAAGAGAAAAGTATTTTAATTTTACTACACCTTTTCACTCTGCATCAAATGCAATTTATGTAAAAAAAGGGAATGAACATTTAGATTCTTTAAAAAAATTAGAAGGGAAAACTATTGTTATGCCAAAAGGCTTTTTAGCACAACAATATTTAGAAAAAAACTATCCAAAAATCAATCAAATTTTAGTAAAAGATTCATATGAAGCATTAAAACTCTTATCCTTGGGAAAAGCTGATGCAACAATTGATAAAAAAAATGTCTTAGATTTTATAATTTCTACAAAAAATATCTCAGAAGTTGTGCCATCAAACTATGTTGAAGAAGAGAAATTAATAAGTTTAATAAGTATTGGAACATCAAAAAATAAACCTTTATTAAACTCTATTTTAAATAAAGCCCAAAATAACATAAGTGAAACTGAATTATTAGATTTAAAAAGAAAATGGTTTGGTACTGCTGATATAAAAGATAAAAAAAGTTTTTTAACAATTGATGAAAAAGAGTATATAAACAAAAAAAGAGTAATAAAAGTTTGTACTATTACTGATTTAAAACCTATTGAATTTTATGAAGAAGAAAAAATTCAAGGAATAAATATTGATTTGTTAAATTTAATATCAAAAAAACTTGATATTAAATTTGAATATATTAAATATTACAATTCAAGAATTGCTGAAAATTCTTTAAGAAATGGAACTTGTGATATTTTTCCAACAACTAATCAAACTAAAAATCTAAAAGAAATTGCTCTTTTTACAAAATATATTACTAACTATAAATTAGCAATTGTTACACAAAAGAATAAACCTGTAGCTGAAAGTATAGAAGAAATTTTAGATAAAACTATGGCAAAAAAAGTAAATTGGGATAACCTAAATTATTTAAAATCTAAATATCCAAGTATTGATATTTATGAAACTTCAAGTGAATTTGAAACTTTAGAAGCTGTAAATAACAACAAAGTATATTATGCTATTGAACCTTTGCCTGTAATTGCTTATTACTCTTCTAAATATGCTTTTAATGATTTATTTATTTCAAGATATACAGATATGTATTTATCTTCAAATATTGCTGTTTTAAAAGAAAATTTTGTTTTATATGAAATCTTGAATAAAACAATTAATGAAATAACAGAATATGAAAAAACAAATATTTTTAATAAATGGACTAATTCTTTTATAAAAGAACCTTTTGATTATTCAACTTTATGGAAAGTTTTAACTGTTATTTTTATTTTATTATCTATTTTAACTTATAGACAAATAATTTTAAATAGGCATAATAAAGCCTTAAAAATAGCAAATAATGAAATTGAAGAAAAAACAAAACTAATTGCAAAACAAAAGGAACTTTTTGAAAAGCTATATAGTAAATCTTCAGATGGAGTTTTACTGATAAAAAATAAAAAAATTTCAGATTGTAATGAAGCAATTCTAAAACTTTTAGAATACTCAAAAGATGAACTTTTAAACAAATCATTAGATGAAATTTCACCAAATTTTCAATCAAATAATAATTCAACTCTTATTTCAAATAAAAAAATAGATGAAACTTTAGAAAATGGTGTTTGTAATTTTGAATGGATATTTTTAACTAAGAATTCTATTTGTATTTGGGTAGAAATAGTTTTAACAGCAATAGAAATAGATAATAATGCTGTAATTCATGCCGTAATTAGAAATATAAATAAAAGAAAAGAGATGGAAAAAGAGATTGAATCTTTAAACAATAAATTAGAAGATAGGATTCTTGAAGAGATTAAAAAAAATGAAGAAAAAACAAAACAATTAATTCAACAATCAAGATTAGCTCAAATGGGAGAAATGATAAGTATGATAGCTCATCAATGGAGACAACCATTAGCTGCTATTAGTGCTACAACAAATAATATACTTTTAAAAACAATGTTAAATGAAAAAATTCCAATGGAAGAATTATCTAAAGAATTAAATTTAATAACAGATTATTCTCAACATCTTTCACATACTATAGATGATTTTAGAAATTTCTTCAAAACAGACAAAATAAAAACTGAAATATCTTTAGAAGAACTAATTGATAAAACAATAAATATAATAAAAATACAATTTGAGACAGAAGAGATAAAAGTAGAAAAAAATTATAAATTTAATGAAAAAATTTTATCTTATTCTACAGAATTACAACAAGTTATTTTAATTTTATTAAAAAATGCAGAAGATGCATTAGTAGAAAAAGAGATAAAAAATAAAAGAATTAAAATTTCTACTCACAAAGAAAATGATTTTGTAATTATTGAAGTAGAAGATAATGCAAAAGGCATTCCAAATAATATTATAGACAAAATATTTGATCCATATTTTTCAACGAAAAAAGAAAAAGAAGGAACAGGAATTGGACTTTATATGAGCAAAATTATTATTGATGAACATTGTAATGGAAATTTAAGCGTTAAAAATAGTAAATTTGGTGCAATTTTTAAGATAAAATTGCCATTAAATATATAA
- a CDS encoding response regulator has translation MKILVTDDSKMARKMVIKTLKESSSNELEIIEAQNGLEALDLYKQHLPKIVFLDLTMPVMDGFEALEKIKQFDEKARVIIISADIQKLSMDRVLALGAFNFIKKPVDTQKMQQILKKIEESENNEI, from the coding sequence ATGAAGATTCTAGTTACTGATGATTCTAAAATGGCAAGAAAAATGGTTATTAAGACTTTAAAAGAGTCTTCTTCTAATGAGTTAGAAATTATCGAAGCACAAAATGGTCTTGAAGCTTTAGATTTATATAAACAACATCTACCTAAAATTGTCTTTTTAGACTTAACGATGCCTGTTATGGACGGCTTTGAAGCTTTAGAAAAAATTAAACAATTTGATGAAAAAGCAAGAGTTATAATTATTTCAGCAGATATACAAAAACTTTCAATGGATAGAGTTTTAGCTCTTGGAGCTTTTAATTTTATTAAAAAACCTGTTGATACACAAAAAATGCAACAAATACTAAAAAAAATAGAAGAGTCGGAAAATAATGAAATCTAA
- a CDS encoding response regulator transcription factor: protein MQVDKIKDIIIYTKNLNVLYVEDSFSVQQQTMKMLSSFFKKIELANNGKIALEIFEKYDFDLIITDIKMPLLDGIGFIETIRNSDKKIPIIVLSAHDDKDYFLKSINAGIDGYILKPYTLEQIIQTLSNIVEKYDFTVKIKNTIKLKNEFIWNKDTKQLSKDNKTIKLSRLEQKIFDFFISSPQSASKSYSEIEYYMFDNCEDNTKKLRNLINRLRLKLNYDLFETVYSYGYTLKYEDE, encoded by the coding sequence ATGCAAGTAGATAAAATAAAAGATATTATCATTTATACAAAAAATCTTAATGTACTTTATGTCGAAGATAGTTTTTCTGTTCAACAGCAAACAATGAAAATGCTCTCCTCTTTTTTTAAAAAGATAGAACTTGCTAACAATGGGAAAATTGCCTTAGAGATATTTGAAAAATATGATTTTGATTTAATTATAACCGATATCAAAATGCCACTTCTTGATGGTATAGGTTTTATAGAAACAATTAGAAATTCAGATAAAAAAATTCCTATCATTGTTCTTTCAGCACATGATGATAAAGATTATTTCTTAAAAAGTATAAATGCTGGAATAGATGGTTATATTTTAAAACCATATACTCTTGAACAAATAATTCAAACATTAAGTAATATTGTCGAAAAATATGATTTTACTGTAAAAATAAAAAATACAATAAAACTGAAAAATGAATTTATTTGGAATAAAGACACAAAACAACTCTCAAAAGATAATAAAACTATAAAATTATCAAGACTAGAACAAAAGATTTTTGATTTTTTTATCTCATCTCCCCAGTCTGCTTCAAAATCTTATAGTGAAATTGAATATTATATGTTTGATAATTGTGAGGATAATACAAAAAAATTAAGAAATTTAATAAATAGATTAAGATTAAAATTAAATTATGATTTATTTGAAACAGTTTACTCTTATGGTTATACTTTAAAATATGAAGATGAATAA